One Vicia villosa cultivar HV-30 ecotype Madison, WI linkage group LG5, Vvil1.0, whole genome shotgun sequence genomic window, CACTAGCAGAGAAATAATAATGCAGTGGTGTAGTGGTTTGGCTGTTCTAACAGGAGTGTAACAAGTAGCAGTGAGAGGATTAAATTACAAAAACAGTAACATAATTAAGTGAATTTAGTAGAAGGAAGTCGTTATAGTAGTGTTATAAAATTAGCAAAAGTTGCATTATTAATTGACCGTGATAATAGTGAATGGAAACAGAACCGAATTGGTCATTATTGTGTTGTGTTGATTAAGTtaatgttgtggttgttgttgcataGCATATCATAgcattattaagttggcttggATTGGCAATTTTTAAGTTGGAGCTAATGCTCACCACGTtggtctggattggcaaaataagttgaaggcttatgccttgttggcgcctcgataacctggcggATTTTTAAGTTGGGATTTCTGCtccgaatggtaccacatgcatttgcatagtcgagtcgcatattgagtcgcatgttaaagttgttgttattactCATTGTTTATGTATTGTAgttctgttgttgttgttataaccTGTTGTTGCTATAAGTTGTTATTGTTGTGAgctgttgttgttataagttattgttgttataagttgttgttgttattaagttgtgttGATTAAGTTGTTACGTTGACTTAATAAATGGcttgttgttgttactaagtggtTTGTTGGTTGTTGTATAGTTGCTgttatgaagtggtgaaatttgtATGATCCTGgtctaatatactgtttatcacaCACCTGCTTATATtggttgatatctcaccccttttgtttgaatgttacctctatgttggtaacatgcaggtaatcAGGAATGAAGACTAGTTATCTTCATTAGTTCAAGCAGTGtcgttgctctgatacataacactCGGGGGGGATGAACTCTAGTTGTTTAGTTGTTTGCTTTTATTGTTGAATAACTATGTTAATACATGAAAagtaattgttgatgttaaaatgGTTTTACGTTGAAAAGATGCTAGGTCATCAAAGTTGATTAATGTAGTTCTGCTGCTTAATGTTAATAAAGTTAATTCATGTGGTTTTAGTTCATACGAGTATTTGTGTTATGCATCTATGATAGCGTGATATTGTTGTTAAGTTGAATTGTAATACTCCAATTGGTTGTCGAAAAAGAATTTTGTAACTctgattttcttaataattaccggggcagaattggggtgttacaggaaaCGTAGTGCCAAAATAAGCTCCATCAATGTCTATAACAATATTAAATTAACAATGTGCCACCATAATATACTGGTTAATGATTAATGCACTTCAAAATTAACATTTAGGAGAATAAAAGATGGTAAAAAGTTAAAGGAGAAAAAAGTCTCAAGAAAGCTGGCCACCGAAATATATTAACTTTCTATATCAGTATAAACAACATTGCATACCTGAAATGAAAAACCTATTTTGAGAAAAACCTATTTTGAGAGCATGTGTGGACGCATCTAAGTTTTGAAACTTGTTACACGACTTTTCCAAGAAGGAAGGCAATGGGTAACTTTCAGACTTCGCAATGCTTAATGATATGATAGAAGGAGAATGAAGCAATATTTAATGATATTGCAGTTGTTGTGTAGTGAAGTATTGAAGTCCCACATCGAAAACCTTTCCCAAATTGAAAGAGTTTATATAAATCTTTCATACAATACATTTCAAAAAATGAAGTAATGGGCTACTAAAAGATATTGGGCTTTAAGCCCTACaatagtattttaataattaatttataaatattaataaaaataatttaaaaaacgtaaaaaataaataaataaaatattttaaaaagtaaaaaaaagaatattaaaaaataaataaaaaataaaaatccgcGTGGATTAAgaagtaattaaaaataaaaaaataccacGTGGACTGCCATGTAAGCTGTTAGAGAGAATCTTTGCTGCAATGTGGCAGTCGGGGGTGTATCTGAGGGAATCTAGAAATTGCGAGggggatttttaaaaaaaatcttttacagGGGTCTAATGCAAAACTCGCTAATATTACATGGGGTGTTGCATATTTAACCCTTCACTATTATTAAGGAAAAGCAATTGTTATCTACATAATCATAAAaccaatttaatatttattttaagattaaatatattttaattttaataatgttCGATCCTTatcttatataaaaattataagatgaatatatatatatattttttggaaatgAAAATACTTTTAAAACATATAAGTCCAAACGGATCATCAGGATCCAGGTTTCCAAGCAATAAAGAAAACTACACTATGCTTAGATTAGTTACATTTACATGCTCTCCTAATCTACAATGCATAATACATCTCATCacaaaattaactttaattttctCCTCAATATTATCATTGGGGCTTTGGGAGAAAGTGATAGCATTCCTAGTTTGCCAGACTTCGTATACAGTTTCTGCAGCTGCCATCTTTAATACTTGCTGTTTCCACCCTTTCTTTTTTGTCTTTGGAATAATCCATTCTTTCTCTCTATTTCACATTTCTCTTGTAGCCCATCCATTCAAGGACATTTTTTCACACTTTATTTGTGGTACTGTACTCAAACAAAATATGGTCAATCGTTTCCGCTTGTCTACACCAGCAAGATTCACCATTTGTGTGCACCTTAAACTTATGCAATCTGTCCTTGGTTGAGAGTCTACCAAGGAGTGTCATCCATACCATAAAGTGTGCCCTAGACCTTGCATAATTGTTATACATAATGATTTTTCAGTTCACATCCACATGTGTACCATGAAGTTCACGATACATCTGGGTTATAATGTATTTCTAAGTTTGAACAACTAAGCCCCAATATGTGGTATGTAGGGATGGCAATGGGAAGGgtttgggcagggtactatagtacccgtccccATACCCGTAGTTTAAAATAATCCCCGTACCCGAGCCCAAACCCGCATGGGTATCAATATTCATACTCGTACCCGTACCCTTTGGGTACCTTAATGGCCATACCCGCACCCGTTTACCCGCATTTAttgtaaaattaaattatttaattacaaaatatcatatagtTTAAGTCTTTTTAATAATATTAGAAAATTAtgcatgttattgttgagttaagaaacaaataaatacttttattaaaatgtgtaaagATTTAATagcaatatattttaaaaaaaaattaaaaacatgtttttttatataataatataaataaaattatataaacatGTAGTGCGGGTATGGGGCGGAGTGGGTAGTAAGGTATCCgtgcccgcacccatacccgcatattttaatgggtaattacccgtACCCGTACCCATTTTTGCGGGTTTTTACCCTACCCGATATGGGTCTTTTGTGGGTACCCACTAGGGATGagccaaattgccatccctagtGGTATGAGTCACTTTGTCGCGATACTGCATAATTTTCTCAAGAATCCAAGAGCAGTCAGGCTTCATTTGCCACTCCATAACCGGTTACCATTTGATGTAATAGGTATTCGTCCATTTGATCCATAGTTTGTCCTCTTTGGCTCGTAGATTCCACGAGAGTCTACTAGTGGTTGCCATGTTCCATTCAGCCAGAGATGTGATATTAAGCCCTTCTGCTGCTTTAGGATAACATACTTTGTCCCAAGCAACAAGCGTTTATCAGTTCCAGCCCACAGAAAGGTCCTACATATCGACTCAACTTTATGGACCACTTTCTTTGGGATAGGAAATACTTGCATCGAATAGGCTATGATTGCAAATAGGACACTCTTGATTAATTGCAATTTCCCTGCATAGCTCATTCGCACACCAATGTcgtattttatattaattaaattatatttaattcataatttttataaatttattattgataattacaattttttattagctaaatgatatttaattaattttgtaaattataatttttcttgTGTTAGTTTTACATatataatttttgtaaaaatgaaattgaaaatttaaAGATAGTATAAGAGAATTGATAACACGACTCACCATAAAAAGaacattttatttttacttttaaaatcatttatttgagagataattcaattttgataaaaaaaacttaCATATCTAACAAAGACTTTTAAGAGAGATAGTTTCATCGCCGGTCCTAAATATTTTAGTTATGaacatatttaaattatttttacaaaataaaatagtttatttaGTGTGGAttgattctttttaatttttctattcatcacaagaaattaaattatttattttttacgaATCACATCATaatatgtaatttattttatttaattatttattaaataatatatttttattgttttcaaaatatttgtaTGTTAATAAATTTCTATAAGGTTAACTTTTATACAGTGTTATATGGCACTATACTAATAAGCATTTTTGTaagagtgaagactcattttggtcTCTCACAATAATTACACAATTCaaattagtctctcacaaaaaaaaaatctgatttaatatcttacaaaatttacccggaccatattagtccttctgttatttttttttctatttttctatttttaaatattaaattaatttttaattataattgcatttttaaataattcagaattaataatataaaaggccaaaattatttttatatgggAATTGAATCCGAGACCTTTAACCAATATCTTAAATCTTTACATTGATGACAAATAATTTCTTAGATTTttagtaatattaaataattctgaacttaaaacaaaaaagttaaaatttgtaccaATGGAATCTCAAATACACGTCCGTTTAagttaaatgataatcactttacaactagaaaaaATAATTTCTATTATTAATATTCTTTATAATGAATACTTGAGTTAATAATTCAGAACaaacatttacttatttcaaataataaacaaataaatatttactaatttaaaaaaatacaaacatttaaaaatataattaataaaatataaagagaaaaagggatatgcactaacagtataaaatatttttacactgtcaaccaatcacaatcatatatccaattaaaacacaatttaaatttaaaaaaactaatatgacatggcatgtgtaaggattttgattggttgtatgtgtaaagtaagtttacactgtcagtgcactacctttatactcaaatataaatcctaaatataattaatcaaataaaaaaattaatatttaattgaattactatttagtttgaattaactaaataattttaaaaattaaatgactaattaatttaaattgataaaaatTTTAACAATtagttgaattactattaaattaattaattattatttaatttaaattagtttgaaataagtgaatatttatttgtgtgttatttaatttcaattacatataatttaatttattttcatcgattaaatatattgaggatttagattttataaattttatttttaaattggtgtatgatttgaaattagtaaatatttatctgtgtgttatttaaaataagtaaatgtttgttctaaattattaagttaagtatTTATCATTAAGAATATAAACTatataaattgatttgtctaattgtaaagtgattatcatttatcagACTTAGGTTCGAGATTTAAGATATTGTTTAAAAGTCTTAGAttcaattttttataagaaacaattttgactttttggatattattaaatcaaaattgtttaaaaatgaaattataattaaaaattaatttaatatttaaaaaatgaaaaatgaaaaataaatatgaaaataaccggttttaaaaaaatattaacagaaaattaatatgatccggttaaattttgtaaggtattaaatcagatttttttttgtaaaagaataaTTTAGGCTGTGTAATTTTTGTGATGGACCATAATGAATCTCCACTTTTTTTTGGTAATTTTCAAATGTATAGAATATCCATATTTAATGAAATGTCTTTTAATGAaatctaattaaaaaatttatgtgatccctttaaaaaaaaaagaagctaaaTGTATGTGATTATGCATATTAAAAGAATGAGAAATATGAAAAATGTTTGATAtaacatttattaaaaaaatcgaaaattaaaacaaattaccatatataaaaatattttctttaactaCAATTACTATATATGTACATAGTAACAAATGGCATGATAAAAAAATCATCAATCTCTATTTTGATCTTTTAACAAATCACATCATGGACATTTTTCTTGGTTGTCTCTTTTCTCTTATATTAGTTTATTCTTTTATAGTAAACCCTTGTTACTGCCTTAACCGAAAATTGTTTAATGTTTCACAAATTCAAAATGATAATAATCAATGGCAAGGGGCAATAGCTACATGGTATGGACCTCCCAATGGTGCAGGATCGGATGGTGAGAATTGatgtatttgattttaatttttaatttaatatataacttttaatatattattttttgtttatagtttatttttaacAAAGTAGTTGTTCATTTTTTTCTTGATTTATCTTTATGCATACTCTTATaaaatatcatcaacattttTATTAGACTAAAATATACGTTTAAATATTTGTCATTTTTGTGTGTAGGTGGTGCTTGTGGATATACTGATAGTGTAGAGAAACCTCCACTTTCTAGAATGATATCAGCTGGAGGTCCATCTCTTTTTCTTAAAGGAGTAGGATGTGGTGCTTGTTATGAGGTTCATGCAACACTCTtgcttatttatataattatatgttataatatttttttttaaaaagtcaaatataaaattaaattattagattttcttataaaataatgTCTAGAATATATATTATGTGTGACTATAATTATGCTGCAATAAAAAAATCAGTATCATTTAAGAAATCAATTAACATGATTATATTTGTTatggaaaaaattatatattttcatacaaaatATTACTTACAATAaatattaaacttaattaaaataatatattgcaatttatttatttatttattattgaatgTCCCATTATTTTTTAGGTGAAATGCATAGAAAATAATGCATGCTCAGGAAATGCTGTGACTGTGATGATAACTGATGAATGCCCTGAATGTGTTGAATCAGCCCAATTTGATCTAAGTGGAACTGCATTTGGTTCTATTGCAAGTTCTGGCAATGCCGATAATCTTCGCAATGTAGGAAAAATTAATATTCAATACCAAAGGTAATAAGAAGAAagaattttagattttttagtaTTGTACTCGTCAAGATTTTGTAAATCATGAACTACGCCGCtctgatttattttatatttttcaacttGTTTGTAGGGTTGCATGCTCTTTTGGAAATTCAATAGCCTTTACTATTGATAGTGGAGCAAATCCATACTATTTTGCTACTGAAATAGAATATGAAAATGGAATTGGTGATATTGTACAAGTGGAAataaaccaatcaaatcaatggCTTTCAATGCAACGATCATGGGGTGCAAGATGGGCTTTGAACTTAGGTACACAATTGGAAACTCCATTTTCTATTAGACTCACAGAGAGTGGAAATGGAAGTATGAAGAGCATTGTTATTGAGAATGTGATTCCAAGTAATTGGCAACCTGGTCAAGTTTTTCGATCACTTGTTAATTTCTAGAGTATTTTATTTTGCATTATGTTAGGGAGAAATTTTATCATATTAACTTCTAGTTGTCTTGTTCTAAGTTATTATATTCTCAAGAGCTACTTCACATATGTGATTCATAAATATACACTGTGTTTTTGAAGTTTACATAATAGGAGTGTGGAAAAATGTGGTAAATCCATATCACTAATTTGAATTAAATTGTACTAAACGGTTAATGAActgaatcatttattttaaacaattttaattcaatttaaaaccgATTTAGAACCCGTTTCTTTATTAAAAACTACTTTAATTATATGAATTAATTTCTAAATTGattttatattatgaattatttttagaacggatttatttttaaatattaattttaaaaatcttttcctcTCCCTCTCTCTGCccctttctctctctttcatcCTATCTCCTATTATTAATATTTAGTTTCATTGCATTCTATTAATATTGcagtaaattttataaaattactcTGAGCTATAAAAGTACTTTTAGCTTTGACAAATTCACAATACTATCATACAATCCTACAttaagtatataatatataatttgaatgtaTAAAAGCATAATACTGATGTACCAAATCTCCTGATTACTCTTAAAAATAAGATTAAATGTCATTACTCATTTCTTTTTAAGAAATTGTCAACTCAATTGCTAAGTTAAATTTAGCAAGATAACACCGTAAcagtattaattatattaatatttaattttgtggttgcacaaattttttaaattatatataatagtgAAAATGGAAAGATTTcccccctattaaaaaaaaatttagttttccCCCCTAATCCTTATTTGGCTGACTGGGCGTATAACGTGGCTGCTGCCTTTGAAAAGCTTGGAAAAATTGCAAAGTTGCAAAAACTaggattcgaacccaggtcacTAAGGTAACATTGCTGCAAGCGTACCACCAAACCATGCATGTTTATAATTGCTCAagcttaccaccaaaccatgcatgtaACAAATAAACTTGATTGATTAAATTCATACAGCATAATTAATGGTGCTAGAACACAATTTACTGGAGAAATTCTAAGACCTTGACCTAACTTCACATGGACCCGAGAAGGAGTATGGATAAGTCAGCTAAATATTCTATGCAAACTTGGAGAAAGGGTAAGACTAGCTTAAGTATCAGATGAGGAACTGCAAGCTAAGCTCAGTCAATCGGGTTTTCGTCAATCATCAGTTAGAATTCTCTTTTTTAACGGAAGGATGTGTATTCCATTTGACTCAGAGCTGAAATGAATAAATCTAGAATAATGAAAAATTCAATATGAGTTGAAGAAagtagaaataaaaaaataaacaaaaaagagaattgtttttatgaaaaaaataattaataacacaATTGAGAAGGCAACTAAGATACATTATTTCAGAGTAACCATTTGACTAGAAGAAATGGATAGAGAAGAAGTTAATGAAAGATTTTCTTTAATAAAGGttatatattaaaaagaaaaaggtgAAGCACAAAAAAGGAGAGGGACTAGGCCAAAATCCTCTTAAAAAGTAACAAATCTATAATCATGCATGTCTAGTATATTGTTTACAAAATAAATTCTAATTCTTAATGGAATAGAATAAAAAAAGTTTAGATTTTAAAGATTGCGGACAAAGTTATCCAAAAAATCCACACAAGAATTTCCTTCCTTATAAATATGAGTTATAAAAAAAGTCATGTTAGCAATAATATTTCCCAAAGAAGCCATCTACCTTTGAGATGCTAAGGAACTAAGGAATCATTTGAAAAAGTTTGGACTAGTAAACTAGAGTCATTCTCAATGTAAAACTTTGACCATACTTTATATCTTGCTATTTCAATCGCTCTAAGAACTGAAGAAAATTTAGCATGCAAGGAATTTTCAAAAAACATTGACTCAACAAAGCCAATAATAAAATTTCCTTTAGGATCTTTAAAAAAACTTCCAGAACCACTAGAATTAGAGGTACGAGATCTGTCACAGTTGTACTTTAACCAAGGGCCAAGAGGGGGATGCCAAATGACCTCCTTCACAAGAGGAGCACGAGGCAGATGAATATCAACACTAAATGCCTTGATCAACAAAAATTCCAGCATTGAAGAAGAGCTTTTAAGCTTAGTATTATTTCCTGCCAAAATAATTTGGGATTTGATGTTGGATATAATAGATATGAGATTAGGGGTTTTATTATTATGCCGAGCCTGATTCCTCATGTCACAAATCACATGAATATAATAAACAATGGCAGATCTAATAATCAAATTGCCTTGGGGAGAAGAGCTTTTCTTGCAGAAGGACCAAAGGTCCTCTATAGAAAGAATTCTTATAAAGGAATGAAGAACTTTATCAATCCAGAGCCAGATATGAGttgcaatggaagaaaaagatGGGAGGAATTTTCAACAGTACAGTTACAGATACTGCATTTTGATGTTGTGCAAATTCCTCTAGAAGAAAAAGCCCCTTATTAGGAATTTTATCGTGTATCACATGCCATATGAAAAAGGATCCTGAAGGAGAGATATCAGGACTCCAAATGGTCTTGGCCCAATAAACCTTGATGGAGGGATGATCTTTAATAATATAGGCTTGCTTAAGGTATACAATCCCATCATGGAATCAGGTTAGATTGCAAAATCCTCGAGCCTCCCAGAACTATAGAATCGGGGCAGATCCAATTAGAAAAGACAAGTATCATACTAATTTTGAGGGATTATCCATGTCCCATTTTTCCAAATGTCATGAATCAGCAAGTTGAGATTAATAAGAAGCTCCACCAAAGTTTTAACGTTTGTTTTTTTGCAATAGAGGAGCCTCACACCAAGAGTCCTTCCAAAATCTAAACCTTTAACAATGGAATAATATCTTcatttttttgaattaaattcTAAAGGTGACTAATAACTGGCCAGGTAGTTGACAATGTCTATGCACCGAGGTGTCATAAAATCTGACAACACCAAAAAAATTTCATCTAAAAACTCCTATCGGATAACAAAACTTTCATGACAATTTTTTTCATCTAGAGATTATGATAAATGATCTtccacttgattctcaacatctTCCGTATCCCATATCACTAGGTATAACTCTTGAAATAATAACACCCTTCTTATTagcttaggctttgaatttttttagaaattaggTATTTGATAGCAGAGTGATGAGTATGTACCATCAATTTAGTTCTCACCAAATtggatttaattttataaaatgcaaaaaacacaaacataagcTCATTTTCGGTGATGGTTTGggctttaattaaagttttactTTCATAGTAATGAAGTGCAATTCCTTGTTATGTCTTTTCCCCAACAGCAATCCTTTGTCATGACTCCACTAATCTCCAAAGTCTCAAATTTCTTCATTAAACTTTCATTAATTAgtgttataaataattaattagcttattatttttattagtattttaagtTTCGATCTTTAGTAAGGTCCACTAGttcataatcataatatttaattattctatTCTGATATGCTATCAGAGCTCTCGTTCTAGAGGGTCCCGCTTCTGCATAAAAAATCATATCTGTCATAATTGCGGTTCTTTTTTGGTCAAAAACCTAGCCACTTCTATTGTGGTACTATTCACAGTTGGTGTTGTTGGCATTGTTCCTTGTATTGTCTAGCGTACTATTCTATCACTATTCATCACAGTACTATTTTGTTATTGTTTACCGCGCATTATTCATCGTAACATTGTTCGTCGTGTTAGTATTCACCGTGCGTTGTGATCAGTCACCATTTTTGCTATAGTTATTATCATTTTAATAGGTGAAAGTATGCGAGTTATTTACATTTTTCATGTAGTTTGAGTGCTTTATAAGTAAGTTTCTTTAATTTCGTATTTATCTATGTTTTAATCCTTCTTGGTATTTTTGATCTTCTTGGGAAGGCTAACGTGCTTTGTAGGTCGGAGGATGTCAATGATATGGCCAGAAAAAGAAATGCGTCAAATTTTCAGAAAGATTGGGAAAGTCTATTTTTCAGCATGTTTTTCATcatgttatgcgtgtggtatttTCATCATAACTAGAGCGCCGTAACTTGGAATGACATGGAACCAACGGAAATTGAAAGCTAACATCAAGGGCTACAACTTTTAAGAAGACATCAAAGTCAAACTCAAAATTTTGCCTGCCCATAAGCGTATCAcctttcccatacgcgtatcagatCTAAAAAAGTGGGTAATTCTTCCCATACGTGTATGGCCTCCCCTCATACGTGTATGGCCTTCCCCCATTTGCATAGGCCTTCACCTATACGCCTAAATACGTGCATGAcacccccatacgcgtatgagcgcCCAAAATTGCAAAAAAGTCTAGAATTGCTCTATTTTACACTAGAACGCTAATTTTTGCGGGTTTGACGATTTTTGAGGGCAAAGACACATTCTGAAGGCTGGAAAACATAAATTATCAAGGTGGTTCAATATCTTCAAGAGCTTTTTGTGATTGAAGACTAATTCATCTAAATTTCTATATTGATTATGACTTTTactatgttttcttttattttgatgattagctaaaccccccaatgatTTTGGATTGAATCTTGTAGTGACAATACTTTTAtctatttgatttattttcaatttatgcTTAATGCTTCCCTTTTCAGAAAAATTGAGGTTTGATCTATGGTTAATTGTTAGGCAGGATTGTCAACATTAATGCTTAATTGAAAGTATTTTGTAGTAGATATCACCTatgactagggataccctatggaAATAGAATTGTTATTGATAAATAAATGCTTAATTTCATATGTAATTTACTATGAACATCAGAATTAGTTTGAATGTTTAAAGATCTACTCATTAAGAACTTAGGAGTAGACATTcttaagaaccggtaatcaaTAATATCAAGTAAGTTGTTACAAGACCAGTTTAGACTTGTTAATAATTCCGGTCATTCACCTTCCCTGGAATGTTCACTCATATAATTCTAAACCGTTCAACTGCACTATTtacttttaattgttattttattttctctatttataACAACAATCCAAAACCCCCAAAGTGTTTTGTTTAACAAATTTAGAACACTAATTATGTATCGTCAAGTAGTCTTTGAG contains:
- the LOC131604495 gene encoding putative expansin-B2; amino-acid sequence: MDIFLGCLFSLILVYSFIVNPCYCLNRKLFNVSQIQNDNNQWQGAIATWYGPPNGAGSDGGACGYTDSVEKPPLSRMISAGGPSLFLKGVGCGACYEVKCIENNACSGNAVTVMITDECPECVESAQFDLSGTAFGSIASSGNADNLRNVGKINIQYQRVACSFGNSIAFTIDSGANPYYFATEIEYENGIGDIVQVEINQSNQWLSMQRSWGARWALNLGTQLETPFSIRLTESGNGSMKSIVIENVIPSNWQPGQVFRSLVNF